TCTTGGTGCAGATGACGACGGTGGAGGACACGAGTTCCGTGGAGTCTCCGTCACACAGCACCCCATCCAGCTTGTCTCCCAGCCTCCTGGAACAGACACGCAGAGCGGAGCGGGTCAGTACAGGGAGCAGAGAGAAGGCATGGGGCCTGATTCCATGCAGTCAGCTGAGACGATATTGAACTAAGATGCAAGTAAAGAACAGCCCCTGCTAGGCTCTCATTTACTGCGTGAAAACGGGCAGGTTTGACGCTTCAGGTTTCACAATGTGTTTTGGCACGCACAAACTGCAACAGTAGAGCACTCTGCAGTACTGGGTGGAGTTATCCATCCTAGAGACCTGTGTACAGATCTGCGGTGTTGAAAGATGTCTGGCCCTGGAGGAGCTGCAATATTAATGTGTCAGTCGAGAGAAATCCCACCAACCACTGAAGTTGTTTTCAAGGCTGTGGCTGAACATTGTTAGTTGAGAGGTCAAAGAGAGGGGCGGCTCCCTGCACTTACGTGACAACCATGTCGTGGTGGGTGCTGTCCGGCTGCCCGCTGGGATTGGCCGAGGTGATGGCCAGGGGTCCGGTCATGTCCAGCAGGTGGGTGGTCACTGTGAGGTCAGAGATGCGGATCATGATGCTGTCCTTGGTTCCCACGTAGTCGTAGGCCAGGCCAACACCTggacaggggaggggagggggggttgaaATGAGGGGTTTGTGCCGTGTCTGAGAACCACCAGAACAGCTCCGACACTGGGTCTCAGAACACCAGCGGGGAAAGAAAGGCATACTTCTACACTTGAAGCCATCCCTCTCTAGAACAATGCTGAAATGCACATTCtgaacattaaaatatatatattcaggcaGATAAGGGGGGTGTATTTTATGGACAGGGGGAGAGCCCTATGCAGAAAGACAGGGTGTCCCAAGACTACAAAAAGGGTATTTTAAACAGTATATATTAGAAGCTACTACAGAAGGGACATGTTTTAGACTAGCTAATACAGtactgctgttgttttacagGATATTGCATCATGAGAGGCTTCGTAACCGTTGCATAATAGTTTGAGCAATTCCAGCTTTCAGTGGGAGGTTGAAGAGTGTTGTGGAGCTCACAAAGGAGCACTGTAACTGCTGTGCTGTTGGAGCCGCGCTGCGGTTGAAACACTGTGGAGACGCTCACCCAGCTTCTTGAGCCACTCCCCCTTCCTGACGATGCAGCCAATCCCACCGGGGTAGACGTTCCTCATGAACTCCCAGAGCAGCGGACTGAAGGGCGGGGCCACCGCCTCCAGCTGCTTCAGATTACCAATCGTCAGACAGATGGGCTTCTCCAGGGGGCGGTCCTACAAGAGAACATAGCCAATCAACACCTCGCTCAACTACGATGGGCCCCACTAAATTCTAAAACGGTAGCGGGTCTATTGGAACCCCAGCGGAGCAGCTGGCATGATATTCCGATTCCGAGGAAACGTGCCGCTGCAGCATGTGACTGATTCTCCAGCAGGCTCTTTTGTCAGATTTCTAATCACCTTGATGTTGTAAATGCGCTCGATGGCAGCGGGGTGTTTACAGGAGGCAGCCAGCGTGTAGACCGTGTCCGAGGGGATCCCGCACACACCCCCGGACTCCAGGATACCCGCGATGCTCTGCAGGCCGCTGGTCTTCCGCGAGCCTGGGGTGGGGCAGGGCGGGGGGGCAGGCTCGCCCTTGTTACTCTTCCCAGCCTGCAGcccagacagagacagacagacaaacacagagagagagagacagagacagagaccgTTCAATTACAGCATACGTCAAGACTCTCTTGattgtgtcccacaaataaaaatatgcaaacgttgaggtgcacgaaacaggcttGACattttactgacaggttggaagtggtcatccaaatggtcagtttcctcgtgaGTCACGCTCAAATGTATTTCAAGAAGAAACTGTTTGTACAATTCCTTGTCTATCATAAGAGGGTAACAGCAGACCTGTTAGAGGTCCTGAGAAGACAATGCCACTTCAAAACAGCACTACAGGCTTTCTATTAAAACACACTTTGAAACTATATCATTAGTTGTAACCAAGGTTACCATTTTAGTCGTCAagccattacaaaaacaaaaacaacatcttTAGTTGCTCTGCTGTCAGTCTGAAAGCAAGACAAAGAGCAGAACAGTATCTCTGCTGTCATTTGATACTTTCTACTGCAGATGCCTTCTCTCTATGGATGCTGACCAGCACTCCGTCAGACAGCAGCGGACTCTTTGATCAGTGATTGCAGTGTAAAGCACCTGGATCAGAGGGGGTCCCATTGGAAGGAGCTTCCTCTCAAACAGGTAGTTCGCGAAGGAGGCGGTCGCTCCGTACATACAGACCACACTGAACAGGGCCAGGAACACACCTGAGTGGAGAGAAGGGGGCGACAGTTAGGGATTGACTGACTGAATCACAGAACGCATGCGTGAATGGGCAAACGAATGATTCACTCAATCATTCACACagaataaaacagtaaaaataaaatctacagatcGATCAGTATTTCCCCCCCCCCGTCACTCCGCCCATCGGCTCTGCACTGGTAAGCTGTTGCCTAGGGTTACCagctgtccctgttttccctggatcatCCCAAATTCAATATGCCTTCCTGGGACACTAAATGCCAGCACCATAAATTGAACACAAGTCAGCtaaatcaggatacaatattCCTGCAATTGATGAATTGGTCATCAATACTATAGTAGTAATATTGCCAGTGTTTCCTGTTGCATGAATACAGGATTTCTACAGAGAGTTTACACttttaacacccccccccccccccccccacccccacttccATTCAGAGGTCCCGTTACTGTTACCATGGGAACAGTTTCACAATACGTCTAAAAGGAAGCCAGAGTCGGTACAGGACCATAgtgtttaccaaaaaaaaaaaaaaaagtaaaaagagaCTTCGAGAGGAGCTGGGGGGCTGACCTTCGAGAGGAAGTGGCAGTGTGTGCAGAGTGAACAACAGGAAGCAGACGATGAGCCCCTCCATCAGAACAGCCAGGGTCAGGAGAACCAGATTGGAGTAGGCAGCTGAGAGAGACGGGGGGGCAGAGATTAGtgttacacacctctcacacacagCAGGGACAGGAAGTACTGCTACCATTATTCTAACACAGACCTGCTGTATAGAATATCACACGACTACCAGGGACTGTGAGTGACTGATCAGTGGAAGAGACCGTGACTCACCCATGATGATGATGAAGGCGTTGATGACGAGGAAGGCCACTGCGCCAACGGAGAACCCGTGCAGAGAGGGATTGCTGATCCCGAGCAGGGGGCCTggtgaggggggggagggttaacaCACAGTCAACgacccagaaaacactgcagtGCATTGGACTGACTGTACTGTAAAAACTCATAGAATACTACAGCTGTAGTTTGCAGATTTCACAGATTATACAGAAGGGTTAATAAGATTTACACCTGCATAAAAAATAGAGATATCAAAACTATGTAGATAAACTTGACTTGTACGTTTTACATTACTAGAAATATAAAGGCAGACGGGACGACCAGGGGAAAGTTTTACCTGCAAACCTCAGCCAGGTCCAGACTGCCCAGACGGCTGCGTAGGAGAAGGGCAGCGTGGGGCCAAAGCGGCGCCCCCCTCGCACCTGCAGCCGCGACACGTAGAGCTGGACGAGGGTCCCGGGGATCAGCACCCAGGGCACGGATAGGTAAGAGCGCTGCGAGTCCGGGAGGGAGGGCTGCAGGGCTGAGAGGGCAGCCAGGCCGTTGCACAGGAAGAAGAGGGCGTCGGGGAGCTGGGCGCGGTGCTCCGAGGGGCCCCCAAGGGGAGGCATGTCCTGGGCATGGCAGAGGTGGCGTTTCAGCCTGAACAGCGCCGCCTGCAGCCTGGGGGCGCTCACGAGCCGCACGCCCAGGGGCAGGAGCACCTTCTCTGCGATGGAGTTCACCAGGCTGATGAAGGAGATGTAGAGGCAGAGCAGAGCGTACAGAGAGCAGGCCACCCCGAAGAAGAGGGAGCGAGACCCGCGGGGGATCTGGGGCAGGGTGGAGACGGTGAGGAAGGCGAACAGGCTGTTCTGGAACAGCTCAGTCTTGTCGCGGCTCAGGGACAGCAGGCACAGCAGCAGGGCAGCCACCAGGAAGAACCAGCCCCCCAGCATGCCCGCCCGAGCCTGGCCCACGCCCTCCCCCTCACTGCCCAGGAGCACCGACACCACAAACGCCTCCCAGGCCTGTACCAGCCAGTAGGTGTAGTGCAGCGCGAACTTGGTGCCATGGAACACGTCGTTCCGCAGGTAGGCATAGTAGCTGGCCAGGAGCTGGGCCGTGGCATTGAGGCTGACCCACAGCGCCCCCACCAGGAAGGAGGGCGTGTAGTTGAAGCAGTAGAAGGCCAGGATCACTGCAGAGACCACGTCGCTCATGTTCCCCAGCGCCATGGGCTCCGCGTACTTgctgttcttcttcttctcctcctcctcctcgccccGGCTGGCCTGCCTCCGCTGTGACGGCTTGATCCTGGCGCCCAGCAGCAGCACGTCGAAGAGGGCGTTGCCGAAGCCCGGCAGGACGTGGCGCTGGTAGATCCCTTTGAGGAGCAGAGCCGTCGCCCCGTAGAGGCCGAACAGGACAATGACCAGCTGGGCCACTCCGGCCACCACCAACGCCCACGTGGCAAACTGCCCCACCGCCTCGAACACCAGCGTCACGGTGATGGCTCCGAACACGAAGGGCATCACGTAGTTGGCCGTGGCCGAGCAGAAAGACACCACGAAAGCCACGCCGGTGTAGGCCACCAGCCCAGCCACGGCTGCCTTGCTGATCTGGGGCGCCGCAGTGCTGGCCCCCAGGCTCAGGAGCTCGTAGGCCCCTGCGATGATGCGCGTGGTCCCGTAGCTGCCCCACAGTGCCGAGAAGGCCAGGAACGTGGTCCCCGCCAGGTGGTCGTACTTCCTGAAGGTGAGGAGGCCAGCCAGCAGCTGCACCACGCCTCCGATCAGAATGAGGTGCACGCCtgggaaacacaaaacaaaacagctgttcCTAATCACGCTCAGTCACAGTAAAtaagtaatacacacacacacactctctctctctctctcactctctctctctccccttctctctatCCCCCTCTATCtatgccccctctctctctcccctctctccccctctctccctctctatccccctctctctatcccccctctctctctccccctctctctatccccctctctctctctcactctctctctctccctctatcccctctctccctctcactcccccctctctctatcccccccctctctctctctctctctccctctctctctcccccctctctctctcccccctctcactctctctctctctctctctccccctctctctatcccccctctctattcccccctctctctctgtacctgCGATTGTGTTCTCCACTCCCGTGGCTGCCTGGCCGGTGACGGCTCCAGTGAAGTTCTGCAGAGCCACGTAGAAGGCACTGATGACGTTAGCGAGCAGACCCAGCACTGACGGCTCGCTGTAGAACACCGAAGCAAAGCCCTCCGAcatcctgccacacacacacacaggacctgATGCATAGCAAATCATGCCACCCGGTGGCCACTTGTCTACATTGCATCATGCATTTCCTTTAAACTGATTTGCACAATAATGGCTGTTTTGAAATATTTCAACTGACACATCAAAGGATAGGATGGGCACTGTCTTTGAGCAAGGCAAACCCCATCAAATACTTCAAACCCGTCACAACATGTCtgctactaaataaataataataataacatgtacaAGATGAACATTTAGACACTTTTCAACACACATGACAATTTTACAAATCCTTTCATCAGCACCTCAGAAATAACCCTAAAACTACAGGTAATATTGTGGTCACAAAATAACTGAGAACATTTTAATTTGATATCAAAGGCTTAGGGATGACGCATGAGTCAATAACCTGcagcttttaaaaatacatcttagccatttagaaaaacatttcatcaatttGTAAGGATCCCTTTCACCCTATAATTCTGTGAAATTTGGATGagacaataacaaatacaaatatataaattaaataaagcaaaataaaatgaatgccaAATTCACTTACCTTTTTCCCTAGATTTAGCCCACCTCTGTAGATCTTGTGCGTGgcactctctctcccctctctctcgctgTGTCTGTATGTGATGCTGTGCGTggcactctctctctcccctctgtctctctttaTAACGGGACTAAGAAGTTGAATTGATTCATTTCCTCATTATTTACCCCATGCTCCACTCAGACACCCCCCCGGATATATTTAGAGCTTCCTGTTAAACATTCTCCATTGGTTGGCTGCACACATTCTGATGCTGATAACGTCTAGAGCAGTATATGTATAAACATACACACTGGCGGCTGAAATGATGGTCACCAGCCTTCAAATAAAGAATAAGAATTCCCCTTCAtctcactcagaccctttacttactaaatatcctctttaaatatatgcaaatgaTTTTAAATCCCACAGTAGCGCAGTAATGATGGAAAAATGTTcttcatatatttttatatacatatagctatatatatatgagaCCCTGCTATTGATGTCAGACAGCCATCTGAATGTCTATGTATCAGATGTAAAATGACATTCCTAGCTGTGCTGTTTAATTTCTCTTATTTATAGTGTATTACTAGGTACCATAGGGTGCAGTGTATCTGAGTATCAGGAAGTTACGGCTCCACTTGTGCAACCTGCAGACCTCTTACTAAATCTTCAATAGCCCCACACTGCTTCTGTGCTGAGGGGCACTGCTAGCACAAAGGCAGACACAGAGGTGGAAGCCAGTGGTAACACTGGCATAGTCTGACACAGCAATGCTATCACAATGCTATGAACCCCCCTCCCATACACGCTGGTAATGAGTTCCAGTACCATGGCAGCATTTCAGTATTGCAGTACCATTGTGCTGTGCCTGTTCCAAATGGAtttccattgctggtaatgctgcgtgtgtgtgtgtgtgtgtttgtgtgcctgtgtgtatgtgcgtgtgctATTGGTTCTGGTATTACAgtggtgtgtgtggagggggggggggggtggaggggtggaggtgtgtgtgtgtgtgtgtgtgtgtgtgtgtgtgggtgtgggtgtggggtgtgtgtgtgggtgtggggtgtgggtgtgtgtgtgtgggtgtataagTAAGGATTAGAGAAATTAAAATTCTGCATGCATGCCCTTTTCTGTTTCCTTGTTAAACGAGGTATTAAAACAGACTGTGCTTTTCAACGGGATCTCTGACTCAGACAGATCAGACAGGCCGTTCAGTGAGAAGGCTCTCAGgtagggttaccatgtgactccatgtacactgggacagtttggggcAGTTCAAGCTTTTCAGCCCCCATCGCAGGTCTAGCAGGATGTTTGCACACAGCGGCCTAAAATCATAAATCATTCTTCCTTTTTCTATAACCCAACATGGTTAGACTGTGGATGTTGCAAACGTCTGTTTccctaaatatatttaaaaaaacaaggagATCACGTTACATACTGTCCTAGTTGGAGAACTGTGTTGTATAGACCCAGTTAGTCACCATAGAGGACATATGAACCTCACACAAGGTGCATCTATACTGTATGTTATGGGTGTAGTGCTTAGGGAACATGGCAAAGCAGCAGAGTGGATGGTGCACCTCAAAGCAAGCTATCGAAACAGGGGGTTTAAATGAATTGATTCTAATGGCGTAGACCTGGTGCATGTCAAAGTTGCCAGAGAGCTGTACACTGAACTATACGTTTCCAAGGTATCCTGCTACAAGGGTGCATTATTGGGTGCTATTATAAGCATGTAAGTTGGGTAGAAGTATTAAAAGGTTAGCGGGCACTTCAACTGCAGTAGTTGCAGCATCTGTATCACAGACTGCAGTTGCAATGTGGAAATCAAGGACTAGCATCCACATCAGGGCTGAAAATAACAGTGAACGATATGGGGAAGAGGAGGGCTGCAGAGGACAGGGAAGAGGAGGGCTGCAGAGGACGGTGAAGTTGCAAAGGTATCAATCAGGACATGCAGTAACCGGTACGTTGAATTCGGGACGTGAGCATAAATCCCGTTCCTAATAAAGAGGCCAGCTCGTCAGCGCAGCCCCCGGGCCCGCTCGGGTGAACAAGTGAGCCTGCAGATTGCCTCTCTTGTCTTGCTCAAGCCTGTGGTGAGAGGGTTTCGATAAGAGCTTGCTGAAATACATGAGTGACAATTTGCTAACAGGAAAGGTGTCTTACTTAAGAAAAACCAAAAACCCTGTGCCCATTTTGTTTGGTGATAAGAAACAAACACcagaaaagttttgttttttttcgttaAGGATTGGAGAGCACTGCCATAAGATATTTTCTctgtattttttcagttttgcatACTTTACCAGCAACTGCTGATAGGTCTATGTGCTGTCAGGAGTAATTAGTGAATTCTGGTGGAAGATGACGGTTGCAGAGGATTGTGAAATCTGAACGATGTCAAATCCATATGCACAATTAGCCAAACTATATGCAATCCTCCTAGTGCGGTCTACCAGTAAATTTATACTCCTCCCTGACTGCAGTCTGCTCTACTGGTCTGTATTTTACACCTGGGTGGAATTCAGCACTTTTTTGGGTGACATAAATGCCAAACCGTTTGAATCTATGTAATCAAGTTGCCCTTCTGAAAGTGCTGCTTGACCCAGTTAGCTGTCCTATTAGCTTTATTTCACCCTGACGTCACACTGACATGTTTTGGTTTAATCTGATTGTGTTACACCGCAGGGGGCCGGACTTTACTGTATGAAGGACAGGCCTGGTTTTgtggtaacaaaaaaaaagaattcaatttttaaccctttgcagtgtccaatatatttgacaaaaTGGGCATTAAAAGGGTATcggaacatacccagggcagtaagGGGTTAACATACAGCAGTCCTGCTGTGTGGCTTTCACATTGCGTGCTGCTGCCTGGACAGGGCTGCACAGCGCTGTGCTCCTGCTCACTGATGCTTCATCCAAACAGTCCTGCTGTGTGGCTTTCACATTGCGTGCTGCTGTCTGGACAGGGCTGCACAGCGCTGTGCTCCTGCTCACTGATGCTTCATCCAAACAGTCCTGCTGTGTGGCTTTCACATTGCGTGCTGCTGTCTGGACAGGGCTGCACAGCGCTGTGCTCCTGCTCACTGATGCTTCATCCAAACAGTCCTGCTGTGTGGCTTTCACATTGCGTGCTGCTGTCTGGACAGGGCTGCGCAGCGCTGTGCTCCTGCTCACTGATGCTTCATCCAAACAGTCCTGCTGTGTGGCTTTCACATTGCGTGCTGCTGCCTGGACAGGGCTGCACAGCGCTGTGCTCCTGCTCACTGATGCTTCATCCAAACAGTCCTGCTGTGTGGCTTTCACATTGCGTGCTGCTGTCGGACAGGGCTGCACAGCGCTGTGCTCCTGCTCACTGATGCTTCATCCAAACAGTCCTGCTGTGTGGCTTTCACATTGCGTGCTGCTGTCGGACAGGGCTGCACAGGGCTGTGCTCCTGCTCACTGATGCTTCATCCAAACAGTCCTGCTGTGTGGCTTTCACATTGCGTGCTGCTGTCTGGACAGGGCTGCACAGCGCTGTGCTCCTGCTCACTGATGCTTCATCCAAACAGTCCTGCTGTGTGGCTTTCACATTGCGTGCTGCTGTCTGGACAGGGCTGCACAGCGCTGTGCTCCTGCTCACTGATGCTTCATCCAAACAGTCCTGCTGTGTGGCTTTCACATTGCGTGCTGCTGTCTGGACAGGGCTGCACAGCGCTGTGCTCCTGCTCACTGATGCTTCATCCAAACAGTCCTGCTGTGTGGCTTTCACATTGCGTGCTGCTGTCGGACAGGGCTGCACAGGGCTGTGCTCCTGCTCACTGATGCTTCATCCAAACAGTCCTGCTGTGTGGCTTTCACATTGCGTGCTGCTGTCTGGACAGGGCTGCACAGCGCTGTGCTCCTGCTCACTGATGCTTCATCCAAACAGTCCTGCTGTGTGGCTTTCACATTGCGTGCTGCTGTCTGGACAGGGCTGCACAGCGCTGTGCTCCTGCTCACTGATGCTTCATCCAAACAGTCCTGCTGTGTGGCTTTCACATTGCGTGCTGCTGTCTGGACAGGGCTGCACAGGGCTGTGCTCCTGCTCACTGATGCTTCATCCAAACAGTCCTGCTGTGTGGCTTTCACATTGCGTGCTGCTGTCTGGACAGGGCTGCACAgggctgtgctttattacactttgctgtgcttttactatggggaaattGTACAAGGGGGAACAAGCCTTAAAGTGTGCAGCAGCCTTTTCAATGTAAACATGACAAATCCTTCCTCCTTTTAATTCAAGAACTGGAGGTGCAGATCATCTTGAAATGACTCTGCTTTAACAAGAAATCATGAGGCATTAAAAACTGCAGCGTGGCTGTGAGTTTCACTTCAGTCTTTACACATCTTTAACTACGGATGTGAAAACAAACGTCTGAAACTGTTTTCTTTCCTCTGTGACAAGATCAGCAATGCCATTTCGGTTGGTGGCATTATCAGTTGTCAGTGCGATAGAAGTGTCTGTGTATCTGCGTGTGATCCGAGTCCCTCCTTAGACTCGGAGTTTGATTAGGTTCAGGTGCACACAGGCTAAGAGCCGATTCCTCTGAACCCCATCGAGAGCTGGCATGTAAACATCGGTTTTcggatcattaaaaaaaagaattattaatCAGTTACTTTTcttattcgtgtgtgtgtgtgtgtagtacaCCATAAAGTGCATACAATTCAATTTGGGTTTCCGTTTCCTTTAAACCAGGACAGATTCGTTGGGTCTTCTTTGAATCAGATATAACAGACAGGGCGTCCCCGGTGTGTGAAAAACTCGCAACCGGGGCAGCTTAACGCCCAGTATTTATTGCAAGCCTATGTTTTGCATGGGACAACTTGAAACATTTGCCCCGATCCTTCAATTGAAACCGCCCTGCTCGTTGCAATCTTTACGAGCTTTCAGATTTCAGTAGGTTCTGTAAAAATACACTGAAACGCCAGGTGGCGCACGATCTCTTCCACCATAGAGTGCATGAGCGCAAGGGCGGTTATCCATACATTACAAGAACCATAGAGATTTCTATATGTTCTCTAGGAAGGTTTTTTATTTCCTTGCAAGATCTCGTCAGCAGTGCTGATTGAAGATTTGTGAGCGCTGTTTCCGGTTTCAGGCCCccgatcgag
This genomic stretch from Acipenser ruthenus chromosome 16, fAciRut3.2 maternal haplotype, whole genome shotgun sequence harbors:
- the LOC117430612 gene encoding uncharacterized protein LOC117430612 isoform X2: MSEGFASVFYSEPSVLGLLANVISAFYVALQNFTGAVTGQAATGVENTIAGVHLILIGGVVQLLAGLLTFRKYDHLAGTTFLAFSALWGSYGTTRIIAGAYELLSLGASTAAPQISKAAVAGLVAYTGVAFVVSFCSATANYVMPFVFGAITVTLVFEAVGQFATWALVVAGVAQLVIVLFGLYGATALLLKGIYQRHVLPGFGNALFDVLLLGARIKPSQRRQASRGEEEEEKKKNSKYAEPMALGNMSDVVSAVILAFYCFNYTPSFLVGALWVSLNATAQLLASYYAYLRNDVFHGTKFALHYTYWLVQAWEAFVVSVLLGSEGEGVGQARAGMLGGWFFLVAALLLCLLSLSRDKTELFQNSLFAFLTVSTLPQIPRGSRSLFFGVACSLYALLCLYISFISLVNSIAEKVLLPLGVRLVSAPRLQAALFRLKRHLCHAQDMPPLGGPSEHRAQLPDALFFLCNGLAALSALQPSLPDSQRSYLSVPWVLIPGTLVQLYVSRLQVRGGRRFGPTLPFSYAAVWAVWTWLRFAGPLLGISNPSLHGFSVGAVAFLVINAFIIIMAAYSNLVLLTLAVLMEGLIVCFLLFTLHTLPLPLEGVFLALFSVVCMYGATASFANYLFERKLLPMGPPLIQAGKSNKGEPAPPPCPTPGSRKTSGLQSIAGILESGGVCGIPSDTVYTLAASCKHPAAIERIYNIKDRPLEKPICLTIGNLKQLEAVAPPFSPLLWEFMRNVYPGGIGCIVRKGEWLKKLGVGLAYDYVGTKDSIMIRISDLTVTTHLLDMTGPLAITSANPSGQPDSTHHDMVVTRLGDKLDGVLCDGDSTELVSSTVVICTKIDEGKLSFLREGAVPAAKVLQIFERVKSKMDFSEAA
- the LOC117430612 gene encoding uncharacterized protein LOC117430612 isoform X1 — protein: MICYASGPVCVCGRMSEGFASVFYSEPSVLGLLANVISAFYVALQNFTGAVTGQAATGVENTIAGVHLILIGGVVQLLAGLLTFRKYDHLAGTTFLAFSALWGSYGTTRIIAGAYELLSLGASTAAPQISKAAVAGLVAYTGVAFVVSFCSATANYVMPFVFGAITVTLVFEAVGQFATWALVVAGVAQLVIVLFGLYGATALLLKGIYQRHVLPGFGNALFDVLLLGARIKPSQRRQASRGEEEEEKKKNSKYAEPMALGNMSDVVSAVILAFYCFNYTPSFLVGALWVSLNATAQLLASYYAYLRNDVFHGTKFALHYTYWLVQAWEAFVVSVLLGSEGEGVGQARAGMLGGWFFLVAALLLCLLSLSRDKTELFQNSLFAFLTVSTLPQIPRGSRSLFFGVACSLYALLCLYISFISLVNSIAEKVLLPLGVRLVSAPRLQAALFRLKRHLCHAQDMPPLGGPSEHRAQLPDALFFLCNGLAALSALQPSLPDSQRSYLSVPWVLIPGTLVQLYVSRLQVRGGRRFGPTLPFSYAAVWAVWTWLRFAGPLLGISNPSLHGFSVGAVAFLVINAFIIIMAAYSNLVLLTLAVLMEGLIVCFLLFTLHTLPLPLEGVFLALFSVVCMYGATASFANYLFERKLLPMGPPLIQAGKSNKGEPAPPPCPTPGSRKTSGLQSIAGILESGGVCGIPSDTVYTLAASCKHPAAIERIYNIKDRPLEKPICLTIGNLKQLEAVAPPFSPLLWEFMRNVYPGGIGCIVRKGEWLKKLGVGLAYDYVGTKDSIMIRISDLTVTTHLLDMTGPLAITSANPSGQPDSTHHDMVVTRLGDKLDGVLCDGDSTELVSSTVVICTKIDEGKLSFLREGAVPAAKVLQIFERVKSKMDFSEAA